From one Lycorma delicatula isolate Av1 chromosome 2, ASM4794821v1, whole genome shotgun sequence genomic stretch:
- the LOC142319117 gene encoding uncharacterized protein LOC142319117 isoform X4: protein MRLATVKTLKKRPYKCNKNGCNKSYTNLTHLKRHEHTSHIDKHGDSGRTPSAFFCSSPGCNRKFQSKCSLKRHHLLKHGGEGIKCPDCDMVFTSRNLLKSHMFTHDGVFPFKCAFCNNTFLRHGDITKHIRKHKTYKCDYQDCPEGETKIFSSHNELRTHLAQIHPSKYTCENCSKIFTLKCRLRSHSLSCGSDKNDKNYKCIMDDCGHTFKLHRNMLQHVKHKHGAPRYACSVENCGKKFIWKISYKKHIKTYHDPEYKREQVSDSQVRVKKQRKKRIDAGKPKHSVAEILSNVVVDEETEQVLLSKGDVDTDDEMIQKVIHSTSIGEDLSDDSDHDCNVGDNDYINNNDDDDNGDN, encoded by the exons agaccatataagtgtaataaaaatgGCTGTAATAAATCATACACAAATCTAACTCATTTAAAACGACATGAGCACACCAGTCATATTGATAAGCATGGTGATTCTGGCCGTACACCTTCTGCCTTCTT ttgCAGTTCACCCGGTTGTAATCGTAAGTTCCAAAGCAAGTGCAGCTTAAAAAGACATCATCTGCTAAAGCATGGTGGAGAAGGAATTAAGTGTCCTGATTGTGATATGGTGTTTACTAGCCGCAACCTTTTAAAATCACACATGTTTACTCATGATGGCGTATTTCCATTCAA GTGTGCATTTTGTAATAACACCTTTCTTCGTCATGGTGATATAACCAAAcatattagaaaacataaaacctaTAAGTGTGACTACCAGGATTGTCCTGAAGGTGAAACTAAAATATTCAGCAGCCATAATGAACTTAGAACTCATTTAGCTCAGATACATCCATCTA aatatacttgtgaaaattgtagcaaaatatttacattgaagTGCAGGTTAAGATCTCATAGTTTATCATGTGGCAGtgacaaaaatgataaaaattataaatgcattatGGATGACTGTGGTCACACTTTTAAATTACACCGTAATATGTTGCAGCATGTCAAACATAAACATGGTGCTCCTCGATATGCTTGTTCTGTAGAAAATTGTGGCAAGAAATTCATTTGGAAG atttcttacaaaaaacatattaaaacttaCCATGATCCAGAATACAAACGAGAACAGGTTTCTGATAGTCAGGTAAGAGTAAAAAAGCAGAGAAAGAAACGAATAGATGCAGGTAAACCCAAACACTCAGTGGctgaaattttatcaaatgtaGTAGTAGATGAAGAGACAGAACAGGTGTTGTTATCGAAAGGAGATGTTGATACTGATGATGAAATGATACAGAAAGTTATTCACTCAACTTCAATTGGAGAAGATCTTAGTGATGATAGTGATCATGATTGTAATGTTGGtgataatgattatattaataataatgatgatgatgataatggtGATAACTGA